A region of Sulfuricella denitrificans skB26 DNA encodes the following proteins:
- a CDS encoding Hsp20/alpha crystallin family protein: MSSRILGWPKNAVAHVTIEGNQISISAEVKKEKEEKEGDKVLRSERYYGKVYRSFSLGQDVD, encoded by the coding sequence GTGAGTTCCAGAATTCTCGGTTGGCCTAAAAATGCCGTTGCTCACGTGACCATCGAGGGCAACCAGATCAGCATCAGTGCCGAAGTGAAGAAAGAAAAAGAAGAAAAGGAAGGTGATAAAGTGTTGCGTAGCGAGCGTTATTACGGCAAGGTATATCGCAGCTTCAGCCTTGGGCAGGACGTCGACTAG
- the abc-f gene encoding ribosomal protection-like ABC-F family protein — protein sequence MLNIQNLTYLQGGIPLFQQVNLQAYSSQRIGLVGKNGCGKSTLFRLIRGELKPDGGEISLQSGKTLAFVEQEIANSTQPALEFVLDGDVQLRQLEKILASEQHDAAWFDAQHRYEALDGYAAKARAAQLLNGLGFANDTLERPVTSFSGGWRMRLNLARALMHRADLLLLDEPTNHLDLEAILWLEQYLARYPGSILLVSHDREFLNATVNRIAHVHDCVIDNYTGDYDDFERTRAEKIAQQNQAFQTQQTKIAHLEDFVRRFSAKATKAKQAQSRVKALERLTRIAPAHITDGHFELEIEAPERGPDLLLRAENMGFAYGDKNLFQNVDLALRAGARIALLGPNGAGKSTLIKLLVGELEPTAGKLEITPEMRIGYFAQHQLENLDSAATPLQHMERLAPKETTLALRTFLGRFGLAGNSEDRPVESFSGGEKSRLALALLAWQKPHLLLLDEPTNHLDLDMRDALTLALEEYTGAVVLVSHDRSLIRAVADELWLIADGEAKLFDGDLEDYKNWIETRRPRETAQVQQEKPRLEAAPRPKKKALLSRQAKLEAELATVQAELSEINHQLADPATYAKCSGDEIGLLNTRHESLEVKAAELEESWLELEMALEEAV from the coding sequence ATGCTAAATATACAGAATTTGACTTACCTTCAAGGCGGCATACCGCTATTTCAGCAGGTGAATTTACAGGCGTACTCCAGCCAGCGCATCGGTCTGGTCGGCAAGAACGGCTGCGGCAAATCCACCCTGTTTCGCCTGATACGCGGTGAACTCAAACCCGATGGTGGCGAAATCTCGCTGCAATCCGGCAAGACACTGGCCTTTGTCGAACAGGAAATCGCCAACTCGACGCAACCCGCGCTGGAATTCGTGCTTGATGGCGACGTTCAGCTGCGCCAGTTGGAAAAGATCCTGGCGAGCGAACAACATGACGCCGCATGGTTCGACGCGCAGCACCGCTATGAAGCCCTCGATGGCTATGCCGCCAAAGCCCGTGCAGCACAGCTTCTGAATGGGCTGGGTTTCGCCAACGACACCCTGGAACGTCCGGTAACGAGCTTCTCCGGTGGCTGGCGGATGCGCCTCAACCTCGCCCGCGCACTGATGCATCGGGCTGATTTGCTGCTGCTCGACGAGCCCACCAACCATCTGGATCTCGAAGCCATCCTCTGGCTCGAACAGTACTTGGCACGCTACCCCGGCAGCATTCTGCTGGTCTCTCACGACAGGGAGTTTCTCAACGCCACCGTCAACCGTATCGCCCACGTACACGACTGCGTTATCGACAATTATACCGGCGACTACGACGACTTCGAACGCACACGCGCCGAAAAAATCGCCCAGCAGAACCAGGCCTTCCAGACGCAGCAGACCAAGATCGCCCACCTCGAAGATTTCGTGCGCCGCTTCAGCGCCAAGGCCACCAAGGCCAAACAGGCGCAAAGCCGCGTCAAGGCGCTAGAACGGCTTACGCGCATTGCCCCGGCGCATATCACCGACGGCCATTTCGAGCTGGAGATCGAGGCGCCGGAACGCGGCCCAGACCTGCTACTGCGCGCCGAAAACATGGGCTTCGCCTATGGCGACAAGAACCTGTTCCAGAACGTCGATCTGGCACTGCGTGCCGGCGCGCGCATCGCCCTGCTGGGGCCGAACGGCGCCGGGAAATCCACCCTGATCAAGCTGCTGGTGGGTGAACTCGAGCCCACTGCGGGAAAACTGGAAATCACCCCGGAGATGCGCATCGGCTACTTCGCCCAGCACCAACTGGAAAATCTGGACAGCGCGGCCACACCGCTGCAGCACATGGAGCGACTGGCGCCCAAGGAAACCACGCTGGCACTGCGTACCTTCCTTGGCCGCTTCGGCCTGGCCGGAAACAGCGAGGATAGACCGGTGGAAAGTTTTTCCGGCGGCGAAAAAAGCCGCCTGGCGCTGGCCCTGCTGGCCTGGCAAAAACCGCATCTGCTGCTGCTCGACGAACCCACTAACCATCTCGATCTGGACATGCGCGACGCCCTCACGCTGGCGCTGGAGGAATACACCGGTGCGGTGGTGCTGGTCTCCCACGACCGCAGCCTGATCCGCGCCGTAGCCGACGAGTTGTGGCTGATTGCTGACGGCGAAGCGAAGCTTTTTGATGGCGATCTGGAGGACTACAAAAACTGGATCGAAACCCGGCGACCACGTGAGACGGCTCAGGTGCAGCAGGAAAAACCTCGCCTGGAAGCCGCGCCCAGGCCGAAGAAGAAGGCCCTGCTATCCAGACAGGCCAAGCTCGAAGCCGAGCTGGCTACTGTCCAGGCAGAACTTTCCGAAATCAACCATCAGCTGGCCGACCCGGCCACCTATGCTAAATGCTCTGGGGACGAAATCGGCCTTCTGAATACCCGGCATGAGAGCCTGGAAGTCAAAGCTGCGGAACTGGAGGAAAGCTGGCTGGAACTGGAAATGGCGCTGGAAGAAGCGGTCTAG
- the hslV gene encoding ATP-dependent protease subunit HslV, translating into MEQFHGTTILSVRRGNQVALGGDGQVTLGNIVVKATARKVRRIHHDKILAGFAGGTADAFTLFERFEAKLDKHQGHLLRSAVELAKDWRTDRILRRLEAMLAVADHETSLIITGNGDVLEPEYGLVAIGSGGPYAQSAARALLDYTDLPPEEIVKKALTIAADLCIYTNKNHVIEVLE; encoded by the coding sequence ATGGAGCAATTTCACGGCACCACCATCCTCTCGGTACGACGTGGCAATCAAGTTGCGCTCGGTGGCGATGGGCAGGTAACACTCGGCAATATCGTGGTCAAAGCCACCGCGCGCAAGGTGCGCCGCATCCACCACGACAAAATTCTGGCTGGTTTCGCGGGCGGAACGGCGGATGCCTTCACCCTGTTCGAACGTTTCGAGGCTAAGCTCGACAAGCACCAGGGGCATCTGCTGCGTTCCGCTGTGGAACTGGCCAAGGACTGGCGCACCGACCGCATTCTGCGCCGGCTTGAAGCCATGCTGGCGGTTGCCGACCATGAGACTTCGCTGATTATCACCGGCAACGGCGATGTGCTGGAGCCAGAGTATGGCCTGGTCGCCATTGGCAGCGGTGGTCCTTACGCCCAGAGCGCGGCGCGCGCCCTGCTCGACTACACTGACCTGCCGCCGGAAGAGATCGTCAAGAAAGCGCTGACCATCGCAGCCGACCTGTGTATCTATACCAATAAGAATCACGTGATTGAAGTGCTTGAATAA
- a CDS encoding glycerate kinase, producing MVVVIAPDSFKGSLSALAAAQAMAQGVRRVWPEAVIRLLPMADGGEGTLDAVLAGCGGRRLEAEVTGAHGYPLQAAYALLAAGTAVIEVAQVVGLTLPGVREVAVAERSTRGVGELIRLCLDQGVHRLWIGLGGSATNDGGVGMLAALGARFLDRSGAPIEPTLHGLADFHRADFSGLDSRLADCELHLLTDVINPLCGEHGATAVFGPQKDVLSAEIARFDERLHRFSAAGDRWLGSFLSSQPGSGAAGGLGYALQLLGGRYYSGAETVCQLLGLDAALEGADWVVTGEGRSDSQTHQGKAPWVVAQHAHRQGVPVSLVSGCIAEAAKAQLSVRFDGCFVLAGEDIGVELAMREATSLLVDRVEEAGKAKKKSLQSIPD from the coding sequence GTGGTCGTCGTCATCGCTCCCGATTCCTTCAAGGGCAGCCTCAGCGCGCTGGCGGCGGCGCAGGCAATGGCACAGGGAGTGCGCCGGGTCTGGCCGGAAGCGGTGATCCGGCTGTTGCCTATGGCCGATGGCGGCGAGGGCACGTTGGATGCGGTACTGGCTGGCTGCGGTGGCAGGCGCCTGGAGGCTGAAGTTACCGGCGCTCATGGCTATCCACTGCAGGCTGCCTACGCACTCCTTGCGGCCGGCACGGCGGTGATCGAAGTGGCACAGGTCGTGGGTCTTACCCTGCCTGGCGTGCGCGAAGTGGCGGTGGCCGAACGCAGCACACGCGGCGTCGGCGAGCTGATCCGGTTATGCCTCGATCAGGGTGTGCACCGTTTGTGGATCGGTCTTGGTGGTAGTGCCACCAACGATGGTGGGGTCGGCATGCTGGCCGCGCTCGGCGCGCGGTTTCTGGATCGTAGCGGGGCTCCGATCGAGCCGACACTGCACGGCCTGGCTGATTTTCATCGAGCTGATTTTTCTGGCCTTGACTCGCGCTTAGCCGACTGCGAACTTCATCTTCTCACCGATGTAATCAATCCGCTTTGCGGCGAGCATGGCGCTACCGCAGTGTTCGGTCCTCAAAAGGACGTTCTGTCAGCCGAGATTGCCCGGTTCGATGAGCGTCTGCACCGCTTTAGCGCGGCAGGAGATCGCTGGCTTGGCAGTTTCCTGTCGTCTCAGCCTGGCAGCGGTGCGGCAGGTGGGCTGGGTTACGCCCTGCAGCTACTGGGCGGGCGCTATTATTCCGGCGCCGAGACGGTGTGCCAACTGCTCGGTCTGGATGCGGCGCTGGAGGGTGCGGACTGGGTTGTCACTGGCGAAGGCCGTAGCGACAGCCAGACTCATCAGGGCAAGGCACCCTGGGTTGTGGCGCAGCATGCGCACCGTCAGGGTGTGCCGGTGAGCCTGGTTTCGGGCTGTATTGCCGAGGCGGCGAAAGCGCAACTGTCGGTCCGCTTCGACGGTTGTTTTGTGCTGGCTGGGGAGGATATTGGCGTCGAACTAGCTATGCGCGAAGCGACGTCACTTCTAGTGGATCGAGTAGAAGAGGCGGGCAAAGCAAAAAAGAAGTCGTTGCAATCCATTCCTGATTAG
- a CDS encoding MFS transporter, whose translation MLTPTQKIHYFRLRWAAFSLVALAYILSFFHRFAPAAIATDLQQTFQASGAELGALAATYFYVYSVMQIPTGVMVDTLGPRRILAIGGVVAGAGSLLFGLADSLAVASAGRLLVGLGVSVTFISLLKLNAAWFHDRHFATLTGLSILLGNIGALLAASPLAWALGFVSWRTVFVVVGGLSLGVAVLGWMMVRDHPGNAGLPSMRELDGKAAHPPHDGHWYDGLVVVARNRSTWPGFWINLGMSGSFFAFGGLWAVPFLRDVYGMERGIATSYTSMLLLGFAAGAFFVGMLSDRLGRRKPVIIFGALLYCLSWLPLLFGWRMPPAMGYALFLMMGLGASGFTLTWACAKEVNKHALSGMATSVVNTGAFLGAGILQPLAGWMIDRAAQARGGSTTLHQLSDYQAGLGTMLGFALMGLMATLFIRETNCRYVGMD comes from the coding sequence GTGCTCACCCCAACTCAGAAAATCCACTACTTCCGCCTGCGCTGGGCGGCGTTCAGCCTGGTGGCGCTGGCTTATATCCTGTCCTTCTTTCACCGCTTTGCCCCGGCGGCAATTGCCACCGACCTGCAGCAGACCTTCCAGGCGAGCGGCGCCGAACTGGGTGCGCTGGCAGCCACTTATTTCTACGTTTATTCCGTGATGCAGATCCCCACCGGCGTGATGGTGGATACCCTCGGCCCGCGCAGGATTCTTGCGATCGGCGGGGTGGTCGCGGGGGCGGGTTCACTCCTGTTCGGGCTGGCGGACAGTCTGGCAGTGGCCTCGGCAGGGCGTCTGCTGGTCGGGTTGGGGGTGTCGGTCACCTTCATTTCGCTGCTCAAGCTCAATGCTGCCTGGTTTCATGATCGTCATTTTGCCACGCTCACCGGCCTGTCTATCCTGCTGGGCAATATCGGCGCGCTGCTGGCTGCGTCACCCCTGGCCTGGGCGCTGGGGTTTGTCTCCTGGCGCACCGTGTTTGTTGTGGTGGGCGGTCTTTCTCTGGGGGTTGCCGTACTGGGCTGGATGATGGTGCGCGACCATCCCGGCAATGCCGGCCTGCCTTCCATGCGTGAGCTGGACGGCAAGGCAGCTCACCCGCCGCACGATGGCCACTGGTACGACGGCTTGGTGGTCGTGGCGAGAAATCGCTCTACCTGGCCAGGCTTCTGGATCAATCTGGGGATGTCTGGCTCGTTCTTCGCCTTCGGCGGGCTATGGGCGGTGCCATTCCTGCGTGATGTTTACGGCATGGAACGCGGCATTGCTACTTCATATACGTCCATGCTGTTACTCGGGTTTGCTGCAGGCGCATTCTTTGTCGGCATGCTTTCGGACCGCCTCGGACGACGCAAGCCGGTGATCATTTTTGGGGCTCTGCTGTATTGCCTGAGCTGGTTGCCGCTACTGTTCGGCTGGCGCATGCCGCCAGCAATGGGATATGCACTGTTCTTGATGATGGGGTTGGGCGCATCGGGTTTTACCTTGACTTGGGCCTGCGCCAAGGAGGTGAATAAGCATGCCCTTTCCGGCATGGCCACCAGCGTGGTGAATACCGGCGCGTTTCTCGGCGCAGGCATCCTGCAGCCCCTGGCGGGCTGGATGATAGACCGGGCCGCTCAGGCGCGGGGCGGGAGCACGACACTGCATCAATTGTCCGATTACCAGGCCGGTCTCGGTACGATGCTGGGATTCGCGCTGATGGGGCTGATGGCGACGCTGTTCATCCGCGAAACCAACTGCCGTTATGTTGGTATGGATTGA
- the hslU gene encoding ATP-dependent protease ATPase subunit HslU: protein MIPMTPQEIVHELDKHIIGQHAAKRAVAIALRNRWRRQQVAEPLRHEITPKNILMIGPTGVGKTEIARRLAKLANAPFIKVEATKFTEVGYVGRDVDSIIRDLVEMAIKQTREQETLKVRHRAEDHAEERILDALLPPARDIEAEAGEENATRQKFRKMLREGKLDDKEIEIEVAGAQAHMEILAPPGMEEMTSQIQSMFQNIGSSKRRQRKLKIAEAMKLLTEEEAMKLINDEEMKIHAVQNVEQNGIVFLDEIDKITSRSESSGTDVSRQGVQRDLLPLVEGTTVTTKYGMIKTDHILFIASGAFHLAKPSDLIPELQGRLPIRVELDSLSVSDFEQILTNTDACLTKQYEALLGTESVKLDFKADAIRRLAEIAFEVNERTENIGARRLYTVMEKLLEEISFEAGRKVEESIVIDAAYVDGKLKELAKSEDLARYVL from the coding sequence ATGATCCCAATGACTCCTCAGGAAATTGTCCACGAACTGGACAAGCACATCATCGGTCAGCATGCTGCCAAGCGTGCCGTCGCCATTGCCCTGCGCAACCGTTGGCGCAGGCAGCAGGTGGCCGAGCCGTTGCGGCATGAAATCACGCCTAAAAATATTCTGATGATCGGCCCGACCGGCGTCGGCAAGACCGAGATCGCCCGTCGCCTGGCCAAGCTCGCCAATGCGCCATTCATCAAGGTGGAAGCGACCAAGTTTACCGAGGTAGGCTATGTCGGACGCGATGTCGATTCCATTATTCGTGACTTGGTGGAAATGGCCATCAAGCAGACCCGCGAGCAGGAAACCCTCAAAGTGCGCCATCGCGCCGAAGATCATGCCGAGGAGCGCATCCTCGACGCGCTGCTGCCGCCAGCTCGCGACATCGAAGCAGAAGCGGGTGAGGAAAACGCCACTCGCCAGAAATTCCGCAAGATGCTGCGCGAGGGCAAGCTTGACGATAAGGAAATCGAAATCGAGGTGGCTGGCGCCCAGGCGCATATGGAAATTCTCGCCCCGCCCGGCATGGAGGAAATGACCTCGCAGATCCAGAGCATGTTTCAGAATATCGGCAGCAGCAAGCGCAGGCAGCGCAAGTTGAAGATCGCTGAAGCGATGAAGCTGCTCACCGAAGAAGAAGCGATGAAGCTGATCAATGACGAGGAGATGAAAATCCATGCAGTGCAGAACGTCGAACAAAACGGCATCGTATTCCTCGACGAAATCGACAAGATCACCAGTCGTTCCGAGTCTTCCGGGACTGACGTGTCGCGCCAGGGCGTGCAACGTGACCTGCTGCCGTTAGTCGAGGGCACCACCGTTACCACCAAGTACGGCATGATCAAGACTGACCACATCCTGTTTATCGCCAGCGGAGCCTTTCATCTTGCCAAGCCCTCCGATCTTATTCCCGAACTGCAAGGCCGGCTGCCCATACGCGTCGAGCTTGATTCCCTGAGCGTTTCAGACTTCGAGCAGATACTCACCAACACCGACGCCTGCCTGACCAAACAGTATGAAGCCTTGCTCGGCACCGAGTCGGTGAAACTTGATTTCAAGGCCGACGCTATCCGGCGCCTCGCCGAAATTGCTTTCGAGGTCAACGAAAGAACCGAAAACATCGGCGCGCGGCGGCTCTACACTGTGATGGAAAAACTGCTCGAGGAAATCTCCTTCGAAGCCGGCCGCAAGGTTGAAGAAAGTATCGTCATCGATGCCGCCTATGTTGACGGCAAGCTGAAAGAGCTGGCCAAGAGCGAGGATCTGGCGCGCTACGTGCTGTAA
- a CDS encoding metal ABC transporter permease — protein MNLDALSLSILVPAFLAGLLVLATHVPMGMQVLSRSIVFIDLAIAQIATLGVIAADLFGFEPEGWVAQVAAVSAALLGALLLTWTERRWPDVQEALIGVLFVLAASGGMLLVANNPHGGEHLRDLLAGQILWVSTAQLLPVAALAATILILWFGLRDRLGRFGFYGLFAFAVTTSVQLVGVYLVFASLIVPALACRLYSPHIRLAVGYAVGAAGYILGLGLSVLFDLPSGAVVVWTLALVGIAAYSLGPDPSRSVAK, from the coding sequence ATGAACCTCGATGCCCTGAGTCTTTCCATCCTCGTTCCAGCCTTCCTGGCCGGCCTGCTGGTTCTGGCAACCCATGTGCCGATGGGGATGCAGGTGCTGTCCCGCAGTATTGTGTTCATCGACCTGGCGATTGCACAGATCGCCACCCTTGGGGTCATCGCGGCGGACCTTTTCGGCTTCGAGCCGGAAGGCTGGGTGGCGCAGGTTGCCGCAGTATCTGCCGCCCTTCTTGGCGCGTTGCTGCTGACCTGGACAGAAAGGCGCTGGCCGGACGTGCAGGAGGCACTGATCGGTGTGCTGTTCGTGTTGGCGGCCAGTGGCGGAATGTTGCTGGTGGCCAACAATCCGCATGGCGGTGAACATCTCAGAGATTTGCTGGCAGGCCAGATTCTGTGGGTGAGTACGGCGCAGTTGTTGCCGGTGGCTGCCCTGGCAGCCACCATCCTGATTCTGTGGTTCGGGTTGAGAGACAGGCTCGGGCGATTTGGATTCTACGGCTTGTTCGCCTTCGCCGTCACCACCTCGGTGCAGTTGGTCGGCGTGTACCTGGTGTTCGCCAGCCTGATTGTTCCGGCGCTGGCTTGCCGTCTTTATTCGCCCCATATCCGGTTGGCGGTGGGCTATGCTGTCGGCGCAGCAGGCTACATCCTGGGGTTGGGGCTTTCGGTATTGTTTGACTTGCCTTCCGGCGCTGTGGTGGTGTGGACTTTGGCGCTGGTTGGAATTGCAGCCTACAGTTTGGGTCCCGACCCGTCCAGAAGCGTTGCCAAATAG
- a CDS encoding metal ABC transporter substrate-binding protein, whose protein sequence is MNLAKSMKWLSGGLLALFSIPAFAALNILACEPEWGALAQELGGDKVSVYNATNALQDPHRVEAKPSLMARARGADMLVCTGAELEVGWLPILLRQTGNPKVQPGQPGYFEAAHYVRMLEIPTRLDRAEGDVHPGGNPHIQTDPRNITLVADALAKRLAEIDAANADYYRQRHVQFAARWKTAIANWEKLAAPLKGIPIVVQHKGFPYLENWLGLKQVAALEPKPGVEPSSAYLSGLLGQLQRQPAKMVIRAAYNDARASEWLTERAKIPAVDLPFTVGGSERAKDLFGLFDDTVQRLLDALK, encoded by the coding sequence ATGAATTTAGCAAAATCGATGAAATGGCTGTCCGGCGGACTGCTTGCGTTATTTTCCATTCCGGCCTTCGCCGCCCTCAATATTCTCGCCTGCGAGCCGGAATGGGGTGCGTTGGCGCAGGAACTGGGCGGCGACAAGGTGTCCGTGTACAACGCCACCAACGCCCTGCAGGACCCGCACCGCGTCGAAGCCAAGCCCAGTCTGATGGCGCGCGCCCGTGGCGCCGATATGCTGGTCTGCACCGGGGCGGAACTGGAGGTCGGCTGGCTGCCTATCCTGTTGCGCCAGACCGGCAATCCGAAAGTCCAGCCGGGGCAGCCCGGCTATTTCGAGGCGGCGCATTACGTGCGCATGCTGGAGATCCCCACCCGCCTCGACCGCGCAGAGGGCGATGTGCATCCGGGCGGCAATCCGCACATCCAGACCGACCCGCGCAATATCACGCTGGTGGCGGATGCATTGGCAAAACGCCTGGCCGAGATCGATGCCGCCAACGCCGATTATTATCGGCAGCGTCATGTCCAGTTCGCAGCACGCTGGAAAACGGCCATCGCCAACTGGGAAAAGCTGGCAGCGCCTCTCAAGGGAATTCCTATCGTCGTCCAGCACAAAGGGTTTCCCTACCTGGAGAACTGGCTGGGACTGAAGCAGGTGGCAGCGCTGGAGCCGAAGCCCGGCGTCGAGCCGAGCAGTGCTTATCTGTCAGGATTGCTCGGGCAACTCCAGCGGCAGCCGGCGAAAATGGTGATACGAGCCGCCTACAACGATGCGCGCGCCTCCGAGTGGCTGACGGAGCGGGCGAAAATCCCGGCAGTGGATCTGCCTTTTACCGTGGGAGGTTCCGAGCGGGCGAAGGATTTGTTCGGGCTGTTCGACGATACGGTGCAGAGACTTTTGGATGCGCTCAAATGA
- the argB gene encoding acetylglutamate kinase, protein MPLSASTAKEKAAILSEALPYIRRFQDKTIVIKYGGNAMTEERLKQGFAKDVVLLKLVGMNPVVVHGGGPQINDLLKRVGKQGEFIQGMRVTDRETMDIVEMVLGGSVNKEIVNLINQHGGKAVGLTGKDGGFIRARKMMVKHAEKAGEYIDIGHVGEVTNIDPTLVALLDTQDFIPVIAPIGVGEDGEAYNINADLVAGKLAETLKAEKLILLTNTTGVLDKEGKLLTGLTAAKVDALIEDGTISGGMIPKISMALEAVKNGVKSSHIIDGRVEHALLLEILTDEGVGTLIRAND, encoded by the coding sequence ATGCCACTGAGCGCATCCACCGCAAAAGAAAAAGCCGCCATCCTTTCCGAAGCGCTGCCCTATATCCGCCGTTTTCAGGACAAGACCATCGTCATCAAGTACGGTGGCAACGCCATGACCGAGGAGCGCCTCAAGCAGGGATTCGCCAAGGACGTGGTGCTGCTCAAGCTGGTCGGCATGAACCCGGTCGTGGTGCATGGCGGTGGGCCGCAGATCAACGATCTGCTGAAGCGGGTCGGCAAGCAGGGCGAGTTCATCCAGGGCATGCGCGTCACCGACCGGGAGACCATGGATATCGTCGAAATGGTGCTGGGCGGCTCGGTCAACAAGGAAATTGTCAACCTGATCAACCAGCATGGCGGCAAGGCGGTGGGGCTGACGGGCAAGGATGGCGGCTTCATCCGCGCCAGGAAGATGATGGTAAAGCACGCCGAGAAGGCGGGCGAGTACATCGATATTGGCCATGTCGGCGAGGTGACCAATATCGACCCCACCCTGGTGGCGCTGCTCGACACCCAGGACTTCATTCCGGTGATCGCGCCGATTGGCGTGGGCGAGGATGGCGAAGCCTATAATATCAACGCCGACCTGGTGGCGGGCAAGCTGGCGGAAACCCTCAAGGCCGAGAAGCTGATTCTGCTCACCAACACCACCGGCGTGCTCGACAAGGAAGGCAAGCTACTTACCGGCCTGACCGCAGCCAAAGTGGACGCGCTGATCGAAGACGGTACTATCAGCGGCGGCATGATTCCGAAAATATCCATGGCCCTGGAAGCAGTAAAGAACGGCGTCAAGAGCAGCCACATCATCGATGGTCGGGTGGAGCATGCGCTACTGCTGGAGATTCTTACCGATGAGGGCGTAGGCACCTTGATCCGGGCGAACGATTGA
- a CDS encoding pyrimidine 5'-nucleotidase, producing the protein MKLSRTWVFDLDNTLHNAGAHIFPHMNRAMTLYLQDHLNLDEAGANELRERYWLRYGATLQGLMRHHGTDPDHFLWHTHQFPALHQMVLLQRGLRSALQRLPGRKLVYSNAPAHYIHRVLELLGIADLFEEVFTIEHAGYRPKPDTQGFRLLFRRMRLNPSRCIMVEDTLANLKTAKKLGMKTVLVGALPKRPGCVDLSVKSVLELPRAQRRIR; encoded by the coding sequence TTGAAACTTTCCCGGACCTGGGTGTTCGATCTCGACAACACCCTGCACAATGCCGGCGCGCATATTTTCCCGCACATGAACCGGGCCATGACGCTGTATCTGCAAGACCACCTCAACCTCGATGAAGCGGGTGCGAACGAATTGCGCGAGCGGTACTGGCTGCGCTACGGCGCGACCTTGCAGGGTTTGATGCGGCATCATGGCACCGACCCCGATCATTTTCTCTGGCACACCCATCAGTTTCCGGCGCTGCACCAGATGGTGTTACTGCAGCGCGGGCTGAGGTCGGCGTTGCAAAGGCTGCCTGGCCGCAAGCTGGTGTACTCTAATGCGCCGGCTCATTATATCCACAGAGTGCTGGAGCTGCTCGGCATTGCGGACCTATTTGAAGAGGTGTTCACGATCGAGCATGCCGGCTATCGACCGAAACCGGATACTCAAGGGTTTCGTCTTTTATTTCGTCGGATGCGACTGAACCCGTCGCGGTGCATCATGGTCGAAGATACGCTGGCCAATCTTAAAACCGCAAAAAAACTCGGCATGAAGACGGTACTGGTGGGGGCGTTGCCGAAACGCCCGGGTTGCGTGGATCTGAGTGTGAAATCGGTGCTGGAGTTGCCGCGAGCGCAGCGCCGTATCCGTTAA
- a CDS encoding D-2-hydroxyacid dehydrogenase, translated as MENIVFLDRSTLEATIRRPAFPHQWEEYATTAPEEIVVRLIDATIVITNKVPLRAETLAQLPQLKLIAEAATGVNNIDVDWCRKHGIAVANIRNYAVHAVPEHVFMMILALRRNLLAYRADLQRGLWQQSDQFCLFTHPVRDIHGSTLGVIGHGVLGQAVAEMAKAFGMKVLFAEHKGATESRPGFAPFEQVLEESDVVTLHVPLTEATRNLIGADELRRMKPSSLLINAARGGVVDEDALAEALREGYIAGAGCDVLSAEPPSAGNPLLILDLPNLIVTPHIAWASREAMQILADQLIANIETFVRGAPQNLVT; from the coding sequence ATGGAAAATATTGTCTTTCTAGATCGCTCGACGCTGGAGGCAACTATTCGTCGCCCGGCATTTCCCCATCAATGGGAAGAATATGCCACCACCGCGCCGGAAGAAATCGTCGTCCGCCTTATCGACGCCACCATTGTCATCACCAACAAGGTGCCGCTACGGGCAGAAACACTGGCGCAATTGCCGCAACTCAAGCTGATTGCCGAGGCCGCCACCGGGGTCAACAACATCGATGTGGACTGGTGTCGCAAGCACGGCATCGCAGTCGCCAATATCCGCAACTACGCTGTGCATGCCGTGCCGGAACACGTGTTCATGATGATTCTGGCGCTGCGCCGTAACCTGCTGGCCTATCGCGCTGACCTGCAGCGCGGGTTGTGGCAGCAATCCGACCAGTTCTGCCTGTTTACCCATCCTGTTCGCGATATTCATGGCAGCACTCTGGGCGTCATCGGCCACGGCGTACTGGGACAGGCGGTGGCGGAGATGGCGAAAGCCTTTGGCATGAAGGTTCTGTTTGCAGAGCACAAGGGGGCAACCGAATCTCGCCCTGGCTTCGCGCCCTTCGAACAAGTGCTGGAGGAAAGCGACGTCGTGACTTTGCACGTGCCGCTGACAGAGGCAACCCGCAACCTGATCGGCGCGGACGAACTGCGCCGGATGAAGCCCTCATCCCTGCTCATCAATGCCGCGCGCGGTGGCGTGGTGGATGAGGATGCGCTGGCGGAGGCGTTGCGCGAGGGATACATTGCCGGAGCGGGATGCGATGTGCTGTCGGCGGAGCCGCCGAGCGCAGGCAATCCCTTGCTCATTCTCGATCTGCCCAATCTGATCGTCACCCCCCACATTGCCTGGGCCAGCCGCGAAGCGATGCAGATCCTGGCCGACCAGCTAATAGCCAACATCGAGACCTTCGTGCGCGGGGCACCGCAGAATCTGGTGACCTGA